From the Diceros bicornis minor isolate mBicDic1 chromosome 19, mDicBic1.mat.cur, whole genome shotgun sequence genome, one window contains:
- the LZTS3 gene encoding leucine zipper putative tumor suppressor 3 isoform X1 has product MAPADRAAEGPRLEDPSAPHLFGKCPPGLVMAKLETLPVRADPGRDPLLAFAPRPSELGPPDPRLAMGSVGSGVSHAQEFAMKSVGTRTGGGGSQGGFPGPRGSGSGASRERPGRYPSEDKALANSLYLNGELRGSDHTDVCGNVVGSSGGSSSSGGSDKAPPQYREPSHPPKLLATSGKLDQCSEPLVRPSAFKPVVPKNFHSMQNLCPPQTNGTPEGRQGPGGLKGGLDKSRTMTPAGGGGGGLSDSGRNSLTSLPTYSSSYSQHLAPLSASTSHINRIGTASYGGGSGSSSGGGSGYQDLATSDSGRASSKSGSSSSMGRPGHLGSGEGGGGGLPFAACSPPSPSALIQELEERLWEKEQEVAALRRSLEQSEAAVAQVLEERQKAWERELAELRQGCSGKLQQVARGAQRAQQGLQLQVLRLQQDKKQLQEEAARLMRQREELEDKVAACQKEQADFLPRMEETKWEVCQKAGEISLLKQQLKDSQADVSQKLSEIVGLRSQLREGRASLREKEEQLLSLRDSFSSKQASLELGEGELPAACLKPALTPVDPAEPQDALATCESDEAKMRRQAGVAAAASLVSLDGEVDAGGESGTRALRREVGRLQAELAAERRARERQGASFAEERRVWLEEKEKVIEYQKQLQLSYVEMYQRNQQLERRLRERGAAGGASTPTPQHGEEKKAWTPSRLERIESTEI; this is encoded by the exons ATGGCCCCTGCAGACCGGGCCGCGGAGGGTCCCAGGCTTGAGGACCCGTCGGCCCCCCACCTCTTTGGAAAG TGCCCTCCTGGCTTAGTCATGGCGAAGCTGGAAACACTGCCTGTGCGCGCCGACCCAGGGCGGGATCCCCTCCTGGCCTTTGCCCCGCGGCCCTCTGAGCTCGGACCCCCGGACCCTCGCCTGGCCATGGGCAGTGTGGGCAGTGGGGTGTCCCACGCCCAGGAGTTCGCCATGAAGAGTGTGGGCACCCGCacagggggtgggggcagccagGGTGGTTTCCCTGGCCCCCGTGGCAGTGGCAGTGGGGCcagcagggagaggccaggccgcTACCCATCAGAGGACAAGGCTCTCGCCAACTCCCTCTACCTCAATGGCGAGCTGCGGGGCAGTGACCACACAGATGTCTGTGGGAATGTGGTGGGCagcagtggtggcagcagcagcagcggcggcagtgaTAAGGCCCCACCACAGTATCGTGAGCCCAGCCACCCACCTAAGCTCCTGGCCACCTCTGGCAAGCTAGACCAG TGCTCAGAGCCGCTAGTTCGGCCTTCAGCCTTCAAGCCTGTTGTACCCAAGAACTTCCACTCCATGCAGAACTTGTGCCCCCCGCAGACCAATGGGACCCCTGAGGGACGACAGGGCCCTGGTGGTCTCAAGGGCGGGCTGGACAAGTCTCGGACCATGACTCCAGCaggcgggggtgggggcggcCTCTCAGACTCTGGCCGGAACTCACTCACAAGTCTGCCCACCTACAGCTCCAGCTATAGCCAGCACCTGGCGCCCCTCAGTGCCTCCACCAGCCACATCAACCGCATCGGCACTGCCAGCTATGGGGGTGGCAGCGGCAGCAGTAGTGGTGGTGGGTCGGGCTACCAAGACctggcaacctctgacagtgggCGGGCCTCCAGCAAGAGTGGGTCCTCCTCATCCATGGGGCGGCCAGGCCACCTGGGATCGGGGGAGGGCGGAGGTGGAGGCCTGCCATTTGCAGCCTGCTCACCACCCTCGCCCAGTGCTCTGATCCAGGAGCTAGAGGAGCGGCTgtgggagaaggagcaggaggtGGCAGCTCTGCGGCGCAGCCTGGAGCAGAGCGAGGCGGCGGTGGCCCAGGTGCTGGAGGAGCGGCAGAAGGCGTGGGAGCGCGAGCTGGCCGAGCTGCGGCAGGGCTGCAGCGGGAAGCTGCAGCAGGTGGCCCGCGGCGCTCAGCGTGCCCAGCAGGGCCTACAGTTGCAGGTGCTGCGGCTGCAGCAGGACAAGAAGCAGCTGCAGGAGGAGGCAGCCCGGCTGATGCGGCAACGGGAAGAGCTTGAGGACAAGGTGGCGGCCTGCCAGAAGGAGCAGGCCGACTTCCTGCCCCGGATGGAGGAAACTAAGTGGGAG GTGTGCCAGAAGGCTGGGGAGATTTCCCTCCTGAAGCAGCAGCTGAAGGACTCGCAGGCGGATGTGTCCCAGAAGTTGAGTGAGATAGTGGGGCTGCGCTCGCAGCTGCGGGAGGGTCGGGCCTCGCTgcgggagaaggaggagcagctgctCAGCCTGAGGGACTCCTTCAGCAGCAAACAGGCCAgcctggagctgggggagggcgAGCTGCCTGCGGCCTGCCTCAAGCCGGCGTTGACCCCTGTGGACCCTGCCGAGCCGCAGGATGCTCTGGCCACCTGTGAGAGCGACGAAGCCAAGATGCGCCGTCAGGCTGGGGTGGCCGCTGCTGCCTCCTTGGTTTCCTTGGATGGGGAGGTGGATGCTGGTGGGGAGAGTGGGACACGGGCCCTGCGGCGGGAGGTGGGGCGGCTGCAGGCTGAGCTGGCGGCTGAGCGGCGAGCCCGGGAGCGCCAGGGCGCCAGCTTCGCAGAGGAGCGCCGCGTGtggctggaggagaaggagaaggtcatCGAGTACCAGAAGCAGCTGCAGCTTAGTTATGTGGAGATGTACCAGCGCAACCAGCAGCTGGAGCGGCGGCTGCGAGAGCGTGGGGCTGCGGGAGGTGCCAGCACGCCTACCCCCCAACATGGCGAGGAGAAGAAAGCCTGGACCCCCTCCCGCCTCGAGCGCATTGAGTCCACAGAAATCTGA
- the LZTS3 gene encoding leucine zipper putative tumor suppressor 3 isoform X2 — translation MAKLETLPVRADPGRDPLLAFAPRPSELGPPDPRLAMGSVGSGVSHAQEFAMKSVGTRTGGGGSQGGFPGPRGSGSGASRERPGRYPSEDKALANSLYLNGELRGSDHTDVCGNVVGSSGGSSSSGGSDKAPPQYREPSHPPKLLATSGKLDQCSEPLVRPSAFKPVVPKNFHSMQNLCPPQTNGTPEGRQGPGGLKGGLDKSRTMTPAGGGGGGLSDSGRNSLTSLPTYSSSYSQHLAPLSASTSHINRIGTASYGGGSGSSSGGGSGYQDLATSDSGRASSKSGSSSSMGRPGHLGSGEGGGGGLPFAACSPPSPSALIQELEERLWEKEQEVAALRRSLEQSEAAVAQVLEERQKAWERELAELRQGCSGKLQQVARGAQRAQQGLQLQVLRLQQDKKQLQEEAARLMRQREELEDKVAACQKEQADFLPRMEETKWEVCQKAGEISLLKQQLKDSQADVSQKLSEIVGLRSQLREGRASLREKEEQLLSLRDSFSSKQASLELGEGELPAACLKPALTPVDPAEPQDALATCESDEAKMRRQAGVAAAASLVSLDGEVDAGGESGTRALRREVGRLQAELAAERRARERQGASFAEERRVWLEEKEKVIEYQKQLQLSYVEMYQRNQQLERRLRERGAAGGASTPTPQHGEEKKAWTPSRLERIESTEI, via the exons ATGGCGAAGCTGGAAACACTGCCTGTGCGCGCCGACCCAGGGCGGGATCCCCTCCTGGCCTTTGCCCCGCGGCCCTCTGAGCTCGGACCCCCGGACCCTCGCCTGGCCATGGGCAGTGTGGGCAGTGGGGTGTCCCACGCCCAGGAGTTCGCCATGAAGAGTGTGGGCACCCGCacagggggtgggggcagccagGGTGGTTTCCCTGGCCCCCGTGGCAGTGGCAGTGGGGCcagcagggagaggccaggccgcTACCCATCAGAGGACAAGGCTCTCGCCAACTCCCTCTACCTCAATGGCGAGCTGCGGGGCAGTGACCACACAGATGTCTGTGGGAATGTGGTGGGCagcagtggtggcagcagcagcagcggcggcagtgaTAAGGCCCCACCACAGTATCGTGAGCCCAGCCACCCACCTAAGCTCCTGGCCACCTCTGGCAAGCTAGACCAG TGCTCAGAGCCGCTAGTTCGGCCTTCAGCCTTCAAGCCTGTTGTACCCAAGAACTTCCACTCCATGCAGAACTTGTGCCCCCCGCAGACCAATGGGACCCCTGAGGGACGACAGGGCCCTGGTGGTCTCAAGGGCGGGCTGGACAAGTCTCGGACCATGACTCCAGCaggcgggggtgggggcggcCTCTCAGACTCTGGCCGGAACTCACTCACAAGTCTGCCCACCTACAGCTCCAGCTATAGCCAGCACCTGGCGCCCCTCAGTGCCTCCACCAGCCACATCAACCGCATCGGCACTGCCAGCTATGGGGGTGGCAGCGGCAGCAGTAGTGGTGGTGGGTCGGGCTACCAAGACctggcaacctctgacagtgggCGGGCCTCCAGCAAGAGTGGGTCCTCCTCATCCATGGGGCGGCCAGGCCACCTGGGATCGGGGGAGGGCGGAGGTGGAGGCCTGCCATTTGCAGCCTGCTCACCACCCTCGCCCAGTGCTCTGATCCAGGAGCTAGAGGAGCGGCTgtgggagaaggagcaggaggtGGCAGCTCTGCGGCGCAGCCTGGAGCAGAGCGAGGCGGCGGTGGCCCAGGTGCTGGAGGAGCGGCAGAAGGCGTGGGAGCGCGAGCTGGCCGAGCTGCGGCAGGGCTGCAGCGGGAAGCTGCAGCAGGTGGCCCGCGGCGCTCAGCGTGCCCAGCAGGGCCTACAGTTGCAGGTGCTGCGGCTGCAGCAGGACAAGAAGCAGCTGCAGGAGGAGGCAGCCCGGCTGATGCGGCAACGGGAAGAGCTTGAGGACAAGGTGGCGGCCTGCCAGAAGGAGCAGGCCGACTTCCTGCCCCGGATGGAGGAAACTAAGTGGGAG GTGTGCCAGAAGGCTGGGGAGATTTCCCTCCTGAAGCAGCAGCTGAAGGACTCGCAGGCGGATGTGTCCCAGAAGTTGAGTGAGATAGTGGGGCTGCGCTCGCAGCTGCGGGAGGGTCGGGCCTCGCTgcgggagaaggaggagcagctgctCAGCCTGAGGGACTCCTTCAGCAGCAAACAGGCCAgcctggagctgggggagggcgAGCTGCCTGCGGCCTGCCTCAAGCCGGCGTTGACCCCTGTGGACCCTGCCGAGCCGCAGGATGCTCTGGCCACCTGTGAGAGCGACGAAGCCAAGATGCGCCGTCAGGCTGGGGTGGCCGCTGCTGCCTCCTTGGTTTCCTTGGATGGGGAGGTGGATGCTGGTGGGGAGAGTGGGACACGGGCCCTGCGGCGGGAGGTGGGGCGGCTGCAGGCTGAGCTGGCGGCTGAGCGGCGAGCCCGGGAGCGCCAGGGCGCCAGCTTCGCAGAGGAGCGCCGCGTGtggctggaggagaaggagaaggtcatCGAGTACCAGAAGCAGCTGCAGCTTAGTTATGTGGAGATGTACCAGCGCAACCAGCAGCTGGAGCGGCGGCTGCGAGAGCGTGGGGCTGCGGGAGGTGCCAGCACGCCTACCCCCCAACATGGCGAGGAGAAGAAAGCCTGGACCCCCTCCCGCCTCGAGCGCATTGAGTCCACAGAAATCTGA